A stretch of the Osmerus mordax isolate fOsmMor3 chromosome 12, fOsmMor3.pri, whole genome shotgun sequence genome encodes the following:
- the trpc3 gene encoding LOW QUALITY PROTEIN: short transient receptor potential channel 3 (The sequence of the model RefSeq protein was modified relative to this genomic sequence to represent the inferred CDS: substituted 1 base at 1 genomic stop codon): MNAARERGRRIGVRGPALMFNGRGTKLTAEEERFLDAAEYGNIPVVRKMLEEMPALNVNCVDYMGQNGLQLAVGNEHLEVTELLLRKDNLARIGDALLLAISKGYVRIVETILAHPSFVTSERLTRSPRDLEDDDFYSYDEDGTRFSPDITPVILAAQCQKYEVVHMLLLKGARIERPHDYFCKCEDCTEKQLNDSFSHSRARINAYRGLASPAYLSLFSEDPVFMALELSNELAKLANIEKEFKNDYRKLSLQCKDFAVGVLDLCRDTEEVEAILNGDISNETEERQRRHSLLNRVKLAIKYEVKKFVAHPNCQQQLLSLWYEDLSFLREQSLLVKCLVVLLVGLGLPLLATAYWLCPCSRLGAALRSPFMKFVAHAASFIIFLCLLVFSASDRFTGITTLPNETVTEHPRQVFRVTTTRFSCTEGLIIIWVAGMMWSQCKELWTQGCREYILQLWHVLDFGMLSIFTASFTARFIAFHLANKAQKYVDDQVQASDLSLVTLPPHVRYFTYARARWSPSDPQLISEGLYSIAVVLSFLRIAYILPANESFGPLQISLGRTVKDIFKFMVLFIMVFLAFMIGMFILYSYYLGAKVNLAFTTVEESFKTLFWSIFGLSEVSSVVLKYDHKFIENIGYVLFGIYNVTMVVVLLNMLIAMINSSYQEIEDDADVEWKFARSKLWLSYFDNGRTLPPPFSLVPSPKSFLRVIQAVVCPRRRVERKTDLGIYYSKSRVXIHFEANHQMSELHSLNSQLNQPTRYQQIMKRLVKRYVLKAQVDKESDEVNEGELKEIKQDISSLRYELLEDKSQVTEELSLIIHKLGTQLNPVSTHYAGTGDTGDGLAQQTNIYATI, from the exons ATGAATGCAGCCAGAGAAAGGGGCCGTCGGATAGGGGTGCGCGGCCCGGCACTCATGTTCAATGGCCGCGGCACCAAACTTACCGCTGAAGAGGAGCGTTTTCTGGATGCGGCAGAGTACGGCAATATCCCAGTGGTGCGCAAGATGTTGGAGGAGATGCCTGCTCTGAATGTGAACTGTGTGGACTACATGGGCCAGAATGGGCTTCAGCTGGCGGTTGGAAACGAGCACCTGGAGGTTACGGAGCTACTCCTGCGGAAAGACAACTTGGCGCGTATCGGGGACGCGCTCCTTCTCGCCATCAGCAAAGGCTACGTCAGGATAGTGGAGACCATCCTGGCCCACCCGTCTTTTGTTACCAGTGAGCGTCTGACGCGTAGTCCCCGCGACCTGGAGGACGACGACTTCTATTCCTACGACGAGGACGGCACGCGCTTCTCTCCAGACATCACTCCCGTGATCCTGGCGGCGCAATGCCAGAAGTACGAGGTGGTTCACATGCTACTTCTGAAGGGCGCACGCATCGAGCGGCCGCACGATTACTTTTGCAAGTGCGAGGACTGCACTGAGAAACAGCTCAACGACTCATTTAGCCActcgcgcgctcgcattaacgcGTACCGGGGGCTGGCTAGCCCTGCTTACCTGTCCCTCTTCAGCGAAGATCCCGTCTTTATGGCGCTGGAGCTCAGCAATGAGCTGGCCAAACTTGCCAACATCGAGAAAGAGTTCAAG AATGATTATCGCAAGCTTTCTCTGCAGTGTAAGGACTTCGCGGTGGGCGTTCTGGACTTGTGTCGGGACACGGAGGAGGTTGAGGCCATCCTGAACGGCGACATAAGTAATGAGACGGAGGAGCGGCAGCGACGCCACTCCCTCCTCAACAGGGTCAAACTCGCCATTAAGTACGAGGTGAAGAAG TTTGTGGCCCACCCCAACTGCCAGCAGCAGCTCCTGAGTCTGTGGTACGAGGACCTGTCCTTCCTCAGGGAGCAGAGCCTGTTGGTGAAGTGCCTAGTGGTGCTGCTGGTGGGCCTGGGTCTGCCCCTTCTCGCCACAGCTTACTGGCTGTGCCCCTGCAGCAGG CTGGGCGCGGCGCTGCGAAGTCCCTTCATGAAGTTTGTGGCGCATGCGGCCTCCTTCATCatcttcctgtgtctgctggtgttCAGCGCCTCAGACCGCTTCACAGGCATCACCACGCTGCCCAACGAGACCGTCACGGAGCACCCCCGCCAGGTGTTCAGGGTGACCACCACGCGCTTCAGCTGCACAGAGGGCCTCATCATCATCTGGGTTGCTG GGATGATGTGGTCGCAGTGTAAGGAGCTGTGGACTCAGGGCTGCAGGGAGTACATCTTGCAGCTGTGGCACGTTCTGGACTTTGGCATGCTATCCATCTTCACAGCCTCCTTCACTGCCAGGTTCATAGCTTTCCATCTGGCCAACAAGGCTCAGAAATACGTAGATGACCAGGTTCAGGCCAGCGATCTATCCCtcgtcaccctgcccccacatGTCAGATACTTTACCTATG CCAGGGCCAGATGGAGCCCTTCAGATCCTCAGCTGATCTCAGAGGGGCTGTACTCCATCGCCGTGGTGCTCAGCTTCCTGCGGATCGCCTACATTCTGCCGGCCAACGAAAGTTTCGGGCCTCTGCAGATCTCCCTGGGCCGGACGGTCAAGGACATTTTCAAGTTCATGGTCTTGTTCATCATGGTCTTCCTGGCGTTCATGATAGGCATGTTCATCCTGTATTCATACTACTTGGGCGCCAAGGTCAACCTGGCCTTTACCAC ggtggaggagagcttcAAGACGCTGTTCTGGTCGATATTTGGACTGTCTGAGGTGTCCTCAGTTGTACTGAAGTATGACCAcaagttcattgagaacatCGGCTACGTGCTGTTTGGAATTTATAATGTGACGATGGTGGTGGTGCTGCTAAACATGCTCATAGCCATGATCAACAGCTCCTATCAGGAGATAGAG GATGATGCTGATGTGGAGTGGAAGTTTGCGCGGTCTAAACTGTGGCTGTCCTACTTTGACAATGGAaggaccctccccccccccttcagcctGGTGCCAAGTCCCAAGTCCTTCCTCAGGGTCATCCAGGCAGTCGTCTGCCCAAGACGCCgcgtggagaggaagacagacctGGGGATATACTACTCTAAGTCCAGGGTATGAATACATTTTGAA GCCAATCATCAGATGTCAGAGCTTCACAGTTTAAACAGCCAGCTGAACCAGCCCACTCGCTATCAG CAAATTATGAAGAGACTCGTCAAGAGATATGTCTTAAAAGCGCAGGTGGATAAAGAAAGTGATGAAGTTAATGAAG GGGAACTTAAAGAGATCAAACAGGACATCTCGAGTCTTCGCTACGAGCTCTTGGAAGATAAGTCTCAGGTCACAGAAGAACTCTCCTTAATCATCCACAAACTGGGCACCCAACTGAACCCAGTCTCTACACACTATGCAGGAACAGGGGACACTGGAGATGGTCTGGCACAGCAGACAAACATTTATGCTACAATATAG
- the LOC136953918 gene encoding glutathione S-transferase P-like, whose translation MPPYTITYFAVRGRCSAAKIMLADQSQQWTDIVVNFEDWMKGDLKATCVFGQLPKFEDGDLALFQSNAILRHLGRNHGAYGKGAKEASLIDMMNDGVEDLRLKYGRLIYQEYETGKDQYLKDLPDHLSKFEAVMARNKTGFLVGDKVSFADYNLFDILLNHLVLSDCCLDSFPSLKSFVGKMSARPKIKAYTDSDEYKKQPINGNGKQ comes from the exons A TGCCACCCTACACTATCACTTACTTTGCTGTACGAG GGCGCTGTAGTGCTGCCAAGATTATGCTGGCGGACCAGAGCCAGCAGTGGACAGACATTGTCGTCAACTTCGAAGACTGGATGAAGGGAGACCTAAAAGCCACTTGT GTTTTTGGCCAGTTGCCCAAGTTTGAGGATGGAGATTTGGCTTTGTTTCAGTCAAACGCCATTCTGAGACACTTGGGTCGCAATCATG GGGCGTATGGGAAGGGCGCTAAGGAGGCGTCTCTCATCGACATGATGAACGATGGCGTGGAAGATCTGCGTCTCAAATACGGTCGCCTGATTTACCAGGAATAC gAAACTGGAAAGGATCAGTACCTGAAAGACCTGCCTGACCACCTCTCCAAGTTTGAGGCTGTTATGGCTCGCAACAAGACAGGTTTTCTTGTTGGTGATAAG GTTTCCTTTGCTGACTACAATCTGTTTGATATCCTGCTCAACCACCTGGTCCTGAGTGACTGCTGCCTGGATAGCTTTCCTTCCCTGAAGAGCTTTGTAGGAAAGATGTCGGCTCGACCTAAAATCAAGGCCTACACTGACTCTGACGAGTACAAGAAACAGCCTATCAATGGAAATGGCAAACAGTGA